From Qipengyuania sp. HL-TH1:
GCGCTCTATTGCGCTAGGTTCCTCGCTGCCCTGGCTTCGCTAGGGCAGCTTCGTCACCAAGCTCCACCGAGCCTGGCTATGCCAGTCTCGGCCCTTCGGGTGACGATCGACGTGGACCTGAAGGTCCACTCTTGTCCACCCAGGAAGAAGCATTGCCACCGCAGCGTTATACACGCTCGGGGCTCTTGGCGGCACGATGGCCGGCACTCCCAGCTGGATAACCAGCTCCTCTCACGACTCCTCGAGACAAGCGACCGAGAAGAAGAACCGCCAAGTCCCTATTTTAGCACACCGAACACGGCTGCGCCGTAGGTCTTTTCGGATCGAAAGATGTTAGATAGCAATGAGTTAGAACGATTTACCGGCCCCGAAATATATTTCGGATTTGGGGCGGGAAGCGGGGAAGCTCCAAATGTGCCGCTTTTTCAACCGCTTGGAGCCGCAATATATTTCGGGTGCGTCAGCGCTTCCCTTTCCGTTTCGGACGGCATATAAGGGGCTTGCGATAGAGAAACCATGCACAACTCGGAAAGAGTTTGCATGGCCAGTACATACAAAGGCATCGGCGTAGGGTTTTCCTCCGATGCGCTCGAAGCCCTCGATGCCTACGCCGGAGCGCAAGGCATCACACGTGCCGAGGCTATTCGCACCTCCGTCAATATCGGCCTGCCGATGCTCAAGCTGGGCATCGCCCTTAACGGCCCACGCGCGCTTACCATCCTAGAGCATACACAGCTAGCGCTCTCACTGCTTGTCGAACGGCAGTACCCCGAAGACAGCGACGAGCTGATCCGCGCCGCCATGCGCAACGTGCGAGAGCACCATGCGTAACGACATCCGGACCAACAAGCAGGCGATCACTCTGACGCACGCTTCGGCGCGCGGAAAGGTGAAGCGAAACGCGGGCAATTTCACGCGCGGATCACAGCTGTTCCATCACGAAATTTTGATGACTTGGGCGGGCATCCGGATCCCGCTCTACACGTGGATCGGGACGACCGTTCTTCTGCTCTTCGTGCTGGGCTACTTCACCTTCAAGAATCACGAAGTCCATCTCGTCCTGATGAAGCTCCTATCGTCGGTCTGGGGATGGATGTCGCTGGACCCGATGAAGGCGATAAACCTGACGCTTCCATCGGGCCAAATCGTCCAGGGAACGATGGCGATGGTTCCCTATCATCCCGCCGTCGAAGCGGCATGGTCTCGCGCCATCCAGGTCACAGTTTCTTCGATGCTCGGCGCGGCATTCATATGCGTTCCTTTGACCATCTGGTTCGTCGACTTTTCGCGCAAGCGCGGATCGGAAATTCTTACCGAACGCCACGAGCGCGGCGCGGTGCTCGTCGAGCGACCGATGCTCAAGGATTCCATCCTGTCGCACAACTGGCGCGAGCACGAGAAGGAATGCCTTTCACGGACACCGCCAGAGGATCCGAACGCGGTCCTCAAGGAACCGCTCAAGCAACGTATCAGGCGTGGTCTCCATCAGCCCTACAAGCTCGCCGGATTGCCCTATCCCTGGCGGCTCGAGCAGAGCCACGCGATGTTCATCGGAACGACCGGGGCTGGTAAGACCACCGAGCTCAAAAAACTGGTCACGCAGGCACGCGAACGTGGCCATCGATGCGTGATATTCGACCTCACCGGGACCTTCGTCGAAAGCTTCTACAATGAAGCCACCGATGTGATCCTCAACCCGATGGACAAGCGGTGCCAAGCGTGGTCCATTTTCAACGACTGCCATAACTACGCCGAGTTCATGAGCGCCGCCACCGCGCTCGTTCCGAGCGGCCAATCTGTCGAGGACGATTTCTGGCAGAAGTCCGCTCGCACGCTCATGGTCGAAATGTGCGTCAAGATGCTCAAGATGGGCGTGCGCTCGAACGGCGGTCTCGCCTACTTCCTGATGATGTCGGATCTCAAGACGATCCACGCACAACTGGAAGGAACAGTCGCCGGACCGATGATGTCGCCATCGGCAGCGAAGATGGCGGAATCGATCCGCACGACCTTCATCGCCAATGCGAACGCCTTTCGTTTCCTCCCCGAACCCCCGCCGGGCGAAGAAGGCTTCTCAATCAAAAAATGGATGACCGAGGACGTCCAGGAGGGTTCGATCCTTTTCATCACTTCCACGCACCCCGATCTGGTCCTCAACCGGCCCTTGCTGACGCTCTGGATGGACCTGGCGGTGAACGCCCTCTTCCAGATGGGTCGAAGCCGCAATCTGCGCACTTGGTTCCTGATCGACGAAGTCCATGCTTTGCACCGCCTCCCAGCAATCGATCACGGCCTCCAGACGGCGCGCGCATTCGGCGGCGCCTTCGTGCTCGGAATGCACTCCTTCGACAAACTGGAGGAAACCTACGGAGAGCATGGAGCCACCAATCTGGCATCGCTTGCCGGCACCAAGCTCATCCTGAAAACCGCCGACCCGGAGACGTCGCGCCGCTGCTCCGAATTCATCGGCAGCCGCGAAGTTCGCCAGATGGATGAAGCCTATTCCTACGGCTACAATAACAGCCGCGACGCCTCGACGATCACGCCGCGAACCGATGTCAAAGAGCTCGTCATGCCGGACGATATCGGCAACCTGCCGAGCCTCAGCGGCTTCATCAAATTCCCCGACGGATTTCCCGCCGCGCGCATTAGGCTCACATGGAAGGATTACCCCGAACGCGCCGAGGGCTTCATGCGCGTCACCGACATGCGCGCCGCCGAATACGTGCCGACCGACGAAGAAGCCGCTGAAATGGGTGTCGGGGGTCGCGAGGGTGAGGGGCCGGACAACGTACCCAAGGACCGGCGCGATGGGGTGGATATCGTGCTCAGCCAGGCGGAGCTCGAAGCCGAGAAGCTGCGCGAGGAGGTGGAGGGTTCGCTCGATCGGTCGGTGGAGCAGACGGCTGCGGAGTTGCAGCACAGGACCGATGCGAAAGATGTGGTCAACGGAACCAGCGACCAGCGCGACCAGGACGATCTGTCGAAGTTCAAGCACACCGGCAAGCGCGACGAGCGCGAGCGCCAGAAAATCGCGCAGCGTGACGTCGAGGAGCGCAACGCTTCCAATCGGAACGTCCTTGCCCAGACGCGCCAGCTCCGGGGCCGAGACGACGGTCAGGAAAGCGTTCTCGAGCGCGAGAACCGACAGGGATTCGGCCGCGAGAAGGAGGATCGCCACGAGGTGGCGATCGACGACGAGCAGGAGATGGGCCGGTGAACCTCTCCCCCTCCGTCATCGCGTATTCGGACCGCTTCCGACCGGCGATCGGAAATAGCCTGCGCTGCGCGCGCGTCGCTCTCGGTCGATCGCAGGATGACATGGCGCGCGAGCTCGGTATCGCCCGGCAAACGCTCGCGGGGTACGAGAACGGCCATAGCGAGCCGCTCAGCAG
This genomic window contains:
- a CDS encoding helix-turn-helix transcriptional regulator; its protein translation is MNLSPSVIAYSDRFRPAIGNSLRCARVALGRSQDDMARELGIARQTLAGYENGHSEPLSSLLARLCEDFGLDPAWLLAGASSRPMFATDAIRPQNALERA
- a CDS encoding type IV secretion system DNA-binding domain-containing protein gives rise to the protein MRNDIRTNKQAITLTHASARGKVKRNAGNFTRGSQLFHHEILMTWAGIRIPLYTWIGTTVLLLFVLGYFTFKNHEVHLVLMKLLSSVWGWMSLDPMKAINLTLPSGQIVQGTMAMVPYHPAVEAAWSRAIQVTVSSMLGAAFICVPLTIWFVDFSRKRGSEILTERHERGAVLVERPMLKDSILSHNWREHEKECLSRTPPEDPNAVLKEPLKQRIRRGLHQPYKLAGLPYPWRLEQSHAMFIGTTGAGKTTELKKLVTQARERGHRCVIFDLTGTFVESFYNEATDVILNPMDKRCQAWSIFNDCHNYAEFMSAATALVPSGQSVEDDFWQKSARTLMVEMCVKMLKMGVRSNGGLAYFLMMSDLKTIHAQLEGTVAGPMMSPSAAKMAESIRTTFIANANAFRFLPEPPPGEEGFSIKKWMTEDVQEGSILFITSTHPDLVLNRPLLTLWMDLAVNALFQMGRSRNLRTWFLIDEVHALHRLPAIDHGLQTARAFGGAFVLGMHSFDKLEETYGEHGATNLASLAGTKLILKTADPETSRRCSEFIGSREVRQMDEAYSYGYNNSRDASTITPRTDVKELVMPDDIGNLPSLSGFIKFPDGFPAARIRLTWKDYPERAEGFMRVTDMRAAEYVPTDEEAAEMGVGGREGEGPDNVPKDRRDGVDIVLSQAELEAEKLREEVEGSLDRSVEQTAAELQHRTDAKDVVNGTSDQRDQDDLSKFKHTGKRDERERQKIAQRDVEERNASNRNVLAQTRQLRGRDDGQESVLERENRQGFGREKEDRHEVAIDDEQEMGR